The following are from one region of the Deltaproteobacteria bacterium genome:
- a CDS encoding DUF4340 domain-containing protein produces MSRSIKFLLLLLVLQAGLVAWVHLEGDAPDPFKADTPLVAVDVDSADTVTIEQPGERLLRLTRKGDGWVLPHKSDFPVLSAKFEQFTDKLLGARRSWPVGQTMVAARQFKVTMDAFERRVRFLEGEAVLGDVFLGSSPGFRKVHARLDGDEHTYAVDFNAFDAPVDPSQWYDTEALKTPVNDIARIDLGAFALKAKDGGFQVEDLRENEQTDVEPVQEMVERVSEVTFTDVLGDGGRARFEAGKPVVRYTIELKEGTPVEHIVVAPDESNRYILKSSAQPYYFEVEKDPFDKLRDTSRVQAVKGVDAG; encoded by the coding sequence GTGAGTCGATCGATCAAGTTCCTGCTGCTGTTGTTGGTGCTGCAGGCCGGACTCGTGGCCTGGGTCCACCTGGAGGGGGACGCGCCCGACCCGTTCAAGGCCGACACACCGCTCGTGGCCGTGGACGTGGACAGCGCGGATACGGTCACCATCGAGCAGCCGGGGGAGCGTCTCCTGCGCCTGACGCGCAAGGGGGACGGGTGGGTGTTGCCGCACAAGAGCGATTTCCCCGTGCTGTCCGCGAAGTTCGAGCAGTTCACGGACAAGCTCCTCGGCGCCCGGCGGTCGTGGCCGGTGGGACAGACGATGGTGGCGGCGCGGCAGTTCAAGGTGACGATGGACGCGTTCGAAAGGCGGGTGCGGTTCCTCGAGGGCGAGGCGGTGCTGGGCGACGTCTTCCTGGGCTCGTCCCCGGGCTTTCGCAAGGTCCACGCGCGCCTCGACGGCGACGAGCATACCTACGCCGTTGACTTCAATGCCTTCGACGCGCCGGTGGACCCCAGCCAGTGGTACGACACGGAGGCGCTCAAGACGCCGGTGAACGACATCGCGCGCATCGATCTGGGAGCCTTCGCGTTGAAGGCCAAGGACGGAGGGTTCCAGGTGGAAGACCTGCGCGAGAACGAGCAGACCGACGTCGAGCCCGTGCAGGAGATGGTCGAACGGGTCTCCGAGGTGACCTTTACGGACGTGCTGGGCGACGGCGGCCGGGCACGGTTCGAGGCCGGCAAGCCGGTCGTGCGATACACCATCGAGCTCAAGGAGGGAACGCCCGTCGAGCATATCGTGGTGGCGCCCGACGAGAGCAATCGCTACATCCTGAAGAGTTCCGCGCAACCCTACTACTTCGAGGTGGAGAAGGACCCGTTCGACAAGCTGCGTGACACGAGTCGCGTGCAGGCGGTCAAGGGCGTGGATGCGGGTTGA